The following is a genomic window from Flavobacteriales bacterium.
GGGCCGCGTCCACAGCGGCGTCGAACCATTGCGGGTCCGGGGTGTTGTCGACCTGCATGAAGCGACCGGCACCGCCACTGGAGCGAACGGCCTGCACGAAGCGGTCCGAAGCGGCGATGGCACTGTCTGGCGCAACACCTTCCTCAGCGGTGAATCCGACCAGCGATCGGTCCGCGCCGGGCGCCGTGCCCAGCAGGGCCCGGAAGCGCTCCACCTGCGGGTCGCTGGGCAGGGCCTGGAACAGGTCGTTCACCAGCCGCAGGCGCGGGAGGGACAGCGCCACGAACACGGCCCAGGCCGCCAGAAAGGCCACCAACAGCCAGCGGCGATCTCGCAACATCCGGTACAACGCGCTGAACCCTGCTCCCATGCTCGTTCGTCACGCGGTCGCCACGGACCCGGCGAAATTAGACCGGTAGGTTAACTTTGCCCGCCTTTTCCCAACCCTTGCCCTTGACCGTGGACATCCGCCCCCGCACCGTGCGTGACCTGGACCTCGAGGCCTTCGTCGCCATCACGATGGGTGAGGGCACGCTCCGGCCCTCGCCGGATGACCTGGACGCCGCTGACCGTTCCTACGCCTTTCTGCAGGAGTTCGCCCGGGACAAGGTGATCTACGGCATCAACACCGGCTTCGGCCCGCTGGTGCAGTACCACATCCCCGAGGCGGACAGCGAGCGGCTGCAGTACAACCTGCTGCGGAGCCATGCCTCGGGCATGGGCGCCCCCCTGCCCGATGTGGCGGTGCGGGCCTGCATGCTGAGCCGGGCGATCACCTTTCTGCTGGGCTATTCGGGCGTGAGCCGGGCCGTGATCGACCAGCTGCTCACGTATCTGGAACGGGGCATCCACCCCACCATCCCGCAGCACGGCGGTGTGGGGGCCAGCGGCGACCTGGTGCAGCAGGCCCATATCGGCCTGGGCTTGATCGGCGAGGGCACCGGCACCTACAAGGGCCTGCGCCGACCGATGGCCGACATCCTCAAGGAAGCGGGCGTCACACCGCTGAAGCTGAGCATGCGCGACGGCCTGGCCATCGTGAACGGCACGGCCTGCATGAGCGGTCTCGGCGCGATCAACGTGCATCATGCGCGCCGGCTGGTGGACCGCGCCATCGCCATGGGCGCGCTGATCAGCGAGGTGGTGGGCGCCTACGACGACCACTTGAGCGACGTGCTCAACGGCGCCAAGCGGCACACCGGCCAGAACGTCGTGGCCGCCGGGCTGCGTGGCAGGCTGGAAGGCGCCGCGTGGACCAAGAAGCGCGAGGAGCACCTCTACAAGCAGCGCGACCGGTCGAACGGCAGCATGTTCGACCACAAGGTGCAGGAGCATTACAGCATCCGGTGCATCCCGCAGGTGCTCGGGCCCATCCACGACACCGTGGAGCAGAGCGCCCGCGCGGTCCATGACGAGCTCCTGAGCGTGGACGACAACCCGGTGGTGGACCACCGCACCGCCAGCGTATACCACGGGGGCAACTTCCACGGCGACCAGGTGGCGCTGGCCATGGACCAGTTGAAGCTGGCGGTGGCCAAGCTGTGCATGCTCACCGAGCGACAGCTGAACTTCCTGCTGAACGACAAGGTGAACGGCCTGTTCCCGCCGTTCCTGGTGATGGGCCGGCCCGGCATCGACTACGGGCTGCAGGGCATCCAGTTCACCGCCGTGAGCACCACGGCCGAGTGCCAGGCGCTCAGTACGTCGCTGTACGTGCATTCCATCCCCAACAACAACGACAACCAGGACATCGTGAGCATGGGCACCAACGCGGCCTGGATGGCGGCGCGGGTGATCGACAACACGGCGCAGGTGATGGCCATTCAATGCCTGGCCCTGGCCCAGGCGGTGGACATCGCGGGGGTGAAGGACACCCTGGCCCCCGCCAACCGGGCCTTCTATGAGGAGATCCGCGCGGTGGCCGGGCCGGTGATCACCGATGCGCCCAGCACGGCCATCCTGCACGACCTGCGCTCGCGCCTGCTGATCAACGACCTGTTCC
Proteins encoded in this region:
- a CDS encoding aromatic amino acid lyase, which translates into the protein MDIRPRTVRDLDLEAFVAITMGEGTLRPSPDDLDAADRSYAFLQEFARDKVIYGINTGFGPLVQYHIPEADSERLQYNLLRSHASGMGAPLPDVAVRACMLSRAITFLLGYSGVSRAVIDQLLTYLERGIHPTIPQHGGVGASGDLVQQAHIGLGLIGEGTGTYKGLRRPMADILKEAGVTPLKLSMRDGLAIVNGTACMSGLGAINVHHARRLVDRAIAMGALISEVVGAYDDHLSDVLNGAKRHTGQNVVAAGLRGRLEGAAWTKKREEHLYKQRDRSNGSMFDHKVQEHYSIRCIPQVLGPIHDTVEQSARAVHDELLSVDDNPVVDHRTASVYHGGNFHGDQVALAMDQLKLAVAKLCMLTERQLNFLLNDKVNGLFPPFLVMGRPGIDYGLQGIQFTAVSTTAECQALSTSLYVHSIPNNNDNQDIVSMGTNAAWMAARVIDNTAQVMAIQCLALAQAVDIAGVKDTLAPANRAFYEEIRAVAGPVITDAPSTAILHDLRSRLLINDLFPG